In a genomic window of Coprococcus eutactus:
- a CDS encoding ATP-binding protein, with protein sequence MDKIKEIGIKPLAIVVAVLALLAGVLGIANVGVGAIICGVLAAVAAVLIMLAFGGGRAGAANKSDKYKKLFMNLPIGFAQAKIINDPVNGTSYEIVDANEIFGEYFKLDVSDYKDKILKESKIEVLQDINAWFTAYNNSGTKEGDLMDVEITMESLQKVFNTVMYKSEADYINMVVIDVTKQKETEEKLSKAIVDANAAYKTQAEFLANMSHEIRTPINGILGMLQLTLMAEDLQADYRDNLITAKNCADTLLRLINDILDISKLEAGKYKIKEETFDIRTAIEDTVAAQVPIATNKGLQLDCSFGSNIPKLVRGDGQRIQQVLNCLLSNAIKFTSEGSVRVKIASMDDGENKIKIRMAVADTGIGISEANMSKLFIRFSQVDASDTRKYGGSGLGLVITKQIVELMGGNITVQSKEDIGSTFIVEIPLKVIKGADAADEFLQEKEEPAVFSINAHSKARILVAEDEPVNQQVIGKLLGMAGFSYDIAENGQKAVELFKTKIYDAALFDVQMPVMDGIAATQEIREIERKEKRKRLPIIAVTARAMFGDKERILENQLDDYIAKPYNLNDVVDTLNKYIDE encoded by the coding sequence ATGGACAAAATTAAGGAAATTGGGATTAAACCGCTTGCCATTGTCGTGGCAGTTCTGGCGCTGCTCGCCGGAGTGCTTGGCATAGCAAATGTTGGAGTGGGAGCTATCATTTGCGGTGTTCTGGCAGCGGTGGCAGCAGTGCTGATCATGCTTGCTTTTGGAGGAGGCAGAGCAGGAGCTGCGAACAAGAGTGACAAGTACAAGAAACTGTTCATGAATCTTCCTATCGGATTTGCTCAGGCGAAGATAATAAATGATCCGGTAAATGGAACGAGTTATGAGATAGTTGATGCCAATGAGATATTTGGAGAGTATTTCAAGCTTGATGTGTCAGACTACAAGGATAAGATCCTCAAGGAGAGCAAGATAGAGGTCCTTCAGGATATAAATGCCTGGTTCACAGCATACAATAACTCGGGCACCAAGGAGGGAGACCTCATGGATGTTGAAATCACCATGGAGTCACTTCAGAAGGTGTTCAACACGGTTATGTATAAGTCCGAGGCTGATTACATCAACATGGTAGTAATCGATGTTACAAAGCAGAAAGAGACTGAGGAGAAACTAAGCAAGGCTATAGTGGATGCCAATGCTGCATATAAGACTCAGGCTGAGTTCCTTGCAAATATGAGTCATGAGATAAGAACTCCTATCAACGGAATTCTCGGTATGCTCCAGCTTACACTTATGGCGGAAGACCTTCAGGCAGATTACAGGGATAACCTCATAACAGCTAAGAATTGTGCAGACACTCTGCTCAGACTTATCAATGATATCCTTGATATAAGCAAGCTTGAGGCAGGAAAGTACAAGATCAAAGAAGAGACATTTGATATCAGGACAGCTATTGAAGATACGGTAGCTGCACAGGTTCCTATTGCAACGAACAAGGGACTGCAGCTCGACTGTTCATTTGGCAGCAATATTCCAAAGCTTGTCCGCGGTGATGGACAGAGGATCCAGCAGGTTCTCAACTGTCTCCTTTCAAATGCGATCAAGTTTACATCTGAGGGAAGTGTAAGAGTCAAGATCGCATCCATGGATGACGGAGAGAATAAGATCAAGATAAGGATGGCAGTTGCAGATACAGGTATCGGTATCTCCGAGGCGAATATGAGCAAGTTGTTCATAAGATTCAGTCAGGTTGATGCATCCGATACAAGAAAGTACGGCGGTTCAGGACTTGGACTCGTTATCACGAAGCAGATCGTAGAGCTCATGGGTGGTAACATCACAGTACAGAGCAAGGAAGACATTGGTTCCACATTCATCGTTGAGATACCACTTAAGGTCATCAAGGGCGCTGATGCGGCGGATGAGTTCCTTCAGGAGAAGGAGGAGCCGGCTGTATTCTCCATCAATGCACACAGCAAGGCAAGGATTCTTGTCGCAGAGGATGAACCGGTCAACCAGCAGGTTATCGGAAAGCTCCTCGGTATGGCAGGTTTCTCATACGATATAGCGGAGAATGGTCAGAAGGCAGTTGAGCTTTTCAAGACGAAGATATATGACGCGGCTCTGTTTGATGTACAGATGCCAGTCATGGATGGTATAGCAGCTACACAGGAGATCAGAGAGATAGAGCGTAAGGAAAAGAGAAAGAGACTTCCTATAATCGCAGTTACAGCCAGAGCAATGTTCGGGGATAAGGAGAGGATTCTGGAGAATCAGCTGGACGATTATATCGCAAAGCCATACAATCTCAATGATGTTGTTGATACCCTCAACAAGTACATAGACGAGTAG